The Sander vitreus isolate 19-12246 chromosome 5, sanVit1, whole genome shotgun sequence genome includes a region encoding these proteins:
- the acacb gene encoding acetyl-CoA carboxylase isoform X2 gives MLPFAVLGIILWVLLLLWRINTNAVAMPVKGEESSGCGRPAAQEDMPATQSPHPGEHCLSTVPTTSTHNEDNSPQASSASVGLEVETVDTEALQVSSEVNSEKPSLRATTKKPSRTKVSMLRSGPEARERLKFILGASEDNSSDEEPRVTKPPSGASQPPTSAPKSSSQRASSAVPQSSTSGMKPSMSGLHLVNKGRKHRKMDLQRDFTVASPAEFVTRFGGNRVIDKVLIANNGIAAVKCMRSIRRWSYEMFRNERTIRFVVMVTPEDLKANAEYIKMADHYVPVPGGSNNNNYANVELIVDIAKRIPVQAVWAGWGHASENPKLPELLDKAGISFLGPSSKAMWGLGDKVASAIVAQSADIPTLPWTGSGLRVDREEDDYFLGNVISVPPEIYTKGCVLDVDDGLAGAERIGYPVVIKASEGGGGKGIRKVESSEDFPTLFRQVQTEVPGSPIFIMQLAQHARHLEVQILADEYGNAISLFGRDCSIQRRHQKIIEEAPATIAAPSTFEQMERCAVRLAKMVGYVSAGTVEYLYSEDGSFHFLELNPRLQVEHPCTEMIGDVNLPAAQLQIAMGIPLYRIKDIRLLYGEAPWGDTVINLETPDCMPCPRGHVIAARITSENPDEGFKPSSGTVQELNFHSSKNVWGYFSVGATGGLHEFADSQFGHCFSWGENREEAISNMVVALKELSIRGDFRTTVEYLIKLLETESFRNNDIDTGWLDHLIAEKVQAERPDTMLGIVCGALHVADASFRKSMSDYLHSLERGQVLPAASLLNSVNVELIYEGVKFCLKVARQSPTTYVIMMNGSNIEIDVHRLNDGGLLLSYVGSSHTSYMKEELDSYRVTVGNKTCVFEKEKDPTVLRSPSAGKLLQYMVEDGGHIIAGETYAEIEVMKMVMTLTLQQSGCIHFVKRPGAVLQPGCVVARIDLDDPSSIHPVELNTAILPPQQPLPIVGEKLHQVFHCVLENLVKVMDGYCLEEPLFSSKLKEWVATLMKTLRDPSLPLLELQEIMTSLASRIPSSVEKDIRKVMAQYASNITSVLCQFPSQRIANILDSHAATLQRKADREVFFMNTQSIVQLVQRYRSGIRGYMKSVVLDLLTRYLQVEMQFQQAHYDKCVINLREQHKPDMNPVLEYIFSHAQVSKKNILVTMLIDQLCGRDPMLADELMAIMNELTQLSKMENSKVALRARQVLIASHLPSYELRHNQVESIFLSAIDMYGHQFCPENLKKLILSETSIFDVLPTFFYHSNQVVCMAALEVYVRRGYIAYELNSIQHHQLQDGTCAVDFQFMLPSSHPNRVPMPVSGSSHFQMRRQSSELFLEGALSPPCQRMGAMVAFQCFDDFKRNFDDVLSSFAEPVLESSPFLESCSSLFEEESFKNTRENPIHIINVSIKTADAEDDDALVTALTAFAQSKRLVLFEYGIRRITFLIAQKREFPKFFTFRARDGFQEDRIYRNLEPALAFQLELNRMRNFHMTAVPCANHKMHLYLGAARVQEGAEVTDYRFFIRAIIRHSDLITKEASFEYLQNEGERLLLEAMDELEVASSNTSVRTDCNHIFLNFVPTVIMDPSKIEESVRSMVMRYGSRLWKLRVLQAELKINIRLTPTGNAIPVRLFLTNESGYYLDISLYKEVTNPSSGQTMFESYGDKQGPLHGMLINTPYVTKDLLQSKRFQAQTLGTTYVYDFPEMFRQALFKLWGPGDKSPKDVLMCTELVLDHQGLLVQMNRLPGDNDVGIVAFRMRMKTPEYPEGRDIIVICNDITHMIGSFGPQEDELFLRASELARAEGIPRIYIAANSGARIGLAEEIKHMFQVAWIDPSDPYKGFKYLYLTPQDYTLMSSTNAVHCHHVEEGGESRYIITDVIGKEEGLGVENLRGSGTIAGESSQAYEEIITISMVTCRAIGIGAYLVRLGQRVIQVENSHIILTGAGALNKVLGREVYTSNNQLGGIQIMHNNGVTHTTVPDDFEGVFTILQWLSYMPKNKHSPVPVISTTDPVDREIEYTPTKAPYDPRWMLAGRPHPKVRGAWQSGFFDHGSFMEIMESWAQTVVVGRARLGGIPLGVIAVETRTVEFTVPADPANLDSESKVLQQAGQVWFPDSAFKTAQAICDFNRERLPLMVFANWRGFSGGMKDMYDQVLKFGAYIVDALRSFHQPVLVYIPPHAELRGGSWVVIDPTINPLCMELYADRESRGGVLEAEGTVEIKFRRKDLLKTMRRLDSVYASLVEQLASPELSDKQSRELESKLKAREEFLLPIYHQVAVQFVDLHDTPGRMQEKGVITDILDWKKVRTFFYWRLRRLLLEQVVKCEILQATKDLGDGHMQSMLRRWFVETEGTVKAYLWDNNQAVVEWLEKHLTKEDGTRSRIRENIEYLKRENTLKHIRSLVQANPDVAMDCIIHMSQNITPSQRAKLSHLLATMDSTSTS, from the exons GCCTAGCATGTCTGGTCTTCACTTGGTGAATAAAGGACGTAAACACAGAAAGATGGATCTACAGAGGGACTTCACCGTGGCCTCTCCTGCTGAGTTTGTCACCCGATTTGGTGGCAACCGCGTCATCGATAAA GTGCTGATTGCTAACAACGGGATAGCTGCTGTCAAATGTATGCGTTCTATCCGTCGCTGGTCCTACGAAATGTTTCGCAATGAAAGGACCATCCGTTTTGTCGTCATGGTTACCCCTGAAGACTTGAAAGCTAATGCAG AATACATTAAAATGGCAGACCATTATGTGCCTGTACCCGGTGggtccaacaacaacaactacgcCAACGTAGAGCTGATAGTGGACATTGCTAAAAGAATCCCAGTGCAG GCTGTGTGGGCTGGTTGGGGTCATGCCTCAGAAAATCCCAAACTGCCTGAGCTGCTGGACAAAGCAGGAATATCATTCTTAG GGCCGTCCAGTAAGGCCATGTGGGGTCTTGGGGATAAAGTAGCTTCTGCCATTGTGGCGCAGAGTGCTGATATTCCCACACTACCATGGACCGGCTCAG GTCTGAGAGTAGACAGGGAAGAGGACGACTATTTCTTGGGCAATGTAATCAGTGTTCCTCCAGAGATCTACACAAAGGGCTGTGTTCTTGATGTAGACGATGGGCTGGCA GGGGCTGAGAGAATTGGTTATCCGGTTGTTATCAAGGCCTCTGAGGGTGGAGGTGGAAAGGGTATCCGCAAAGTAGAAAGTTCTGAGGATTTTCCAACTCTCTTTAGACAG GTTCAAACAGAGGTACCCGGCTCGCCTATCTTCATCATGCAGCTGGCTCAGCATGCCAGGCACCTTGAGGTTCAGATATTGGCTGATGAGTATGGAAATGCCATCTCTTTGTTTGGACGAGACTGCTCCATCCAGAGAAGGCATCAGAAGATCATAGAGGAGGCTCCTGCCACCATAGCTGCTCCCTCAACATTCGAGCAAATGGAACGG TGTGCTGTGCGACTGGCCAAGATGGTGGGCTATGTGAGTGCAGGTACTGTGGAATATCTTTACTCTGAAGACGGAAGTTTCCATTTCCTGGAGCTGAATCCTCGCCTCCAGGTGGAACATCCCTGTACAGAGATGATCGGAGATGTAAACCTGCCAGCTGCCCAGCTTcag ATTGCGATGGGCATCCCCCTTTATAGAATTAAGGACATCCGCTTGCTTTATGGAGAAGCTCCGTGGGGCGACACCGTTATTAACCTAGAGACTCCAGACTGCATGCCATGTCCAAGAGGGCACGTCATAGCTGCTCGGATTACCAGTGAGAACCCTGATGAG GGGTTCAAGCCCAGTTCTGGCACAGTGCAGGAGCTGAACTTCCACAGCAGTAAAAACGTCTGGGGTTATTTCAGCGTGGGGGCAACTGGTGGCCTGCATGAATTTGCAGACTCCCAGTTTGGACACTGTTTCTCCTGGGGCGAGAACCGCGAAGAAGCCATTTC GAACATGGTGGTGGCTTTGAAGGAGCTGTCCATTAGAGGTGACTTCAGGACCACGGTTGAATACCTCATTAAGTTACTAGAGACAGAAAGCTTCAGAAACAATGACATCGACACGGGCTGGCTGGATCATCTCATTGCGGAGAAAGTGCAG GCAGAGAGACCAGATACCATGCTGGGTATTGTTTGTGGGGCTTTGCATGTTGCTGATGCGAGCTTCCGAAAGAGCATGTCTGACTACCTGCATTCACTGGAAAG AGGCCAAGTACTGCCTGCAGCCAGTCTCCTCAACTCTGTCAATGTGGAATTAATATATGAAGGAGTCAAGTTCTGCCTCAAG GTGGCTCGCCAATCACCAACAACTTATGTCATCATGATGAACGGCTCCAACATTGAGATAGATGTCCACAGGCTGAATGATGGCGGCCTCCTGCTGTCCTACGTCGGCAGCAGCCACACCAGCTACATGAAGGAGGAATTGGACAG CTACCGCGTCACTGTTGGCAACAAGACTTGTGTCTTTGAAAAAGAGAAGGATCCCACGGTGCTGAGGTCGCCCTCTGCTGGAAAACTGCTGCAGTACATGGTCGAAGATGGAGGCCACATTATTGCAGGAGAGACCTATGCAGAGATTGAG GTGATGAAGATGGTGATGACGTTGACCTTGCAGCAGTCTGGTTGTATCCACTTTGTCAAGAGACCTGGAGCGGTTCTGCAGCCTGGCTGCGTGGTGGCACGTATAGACCTGGATGACCCCAGCAGTATACATCCA GTGGAGCTCAACACGGCCATACTGCCACCCCAACAACCACTGCCCATTGTTGGGGAAAAGCTTCACCAGGTGTTTCACTGTGTGTTGGAAAACTTGGTTAAAGTCATGGACGGCTACTGCCTTGAAGAGCCCCTCTTCAGCAGCAAG CTGAAAGAGTGGGTGGCTACGCTGATGAAGACCTTAAGGGACCCCTCACTGCCGCTGTTGGAACTCCAGGAGATCATGACGAGCCTGGCGAGTCGCATTCCGTCCAGTGTGGAGAAAGATATCCGTAAAGTCATGGCACAGTACGCGAGCAACATCACCTCTGTCCTCTGCCAGTTCCCTAGCCAAAGG ATTGCAAATATTCTAGACAGCCATGCAGCAACCCTACAGAGGAAGGCTGACCGAGAGGTGTTCTTCATGAACACACAGAGTATCGTTCAGCTGGTACAGAG GTACCGAAGTGGAATTCGTGGTTACATGAAGTCTGTGGTTCTCGATCTGCTGACGCGATACCTGCAAGTAGAGATGCAGTTCCAGCAAG CTCACTATGACAAGTGCGTTATCAACCTGAGAGAGCAGCACAAACCTGACATGAATCCTGTGTTGGAGTACATCTTCTCTCATGCCCAGGTCTCCAAGAAGAACATCCTAGTCACAATGCTCATA GACCAACTGTGTGGAAGGGATCCCATGCTGGCAGATGAGCTAATGGCCATTATGAACGAGCTCACACAGCTCAGCAAGATGGAGAACTCAAAGGTGGCCTTGAGAGCCAGACAG GTCTTGATTGCCTCCCATTTACCATCATACGAACTGAGGCACAACCAGGTGGAGTCCATCTTCCTGTCAGCCATTGACATGTATGGCCACCAGTTTTGTCCAGAAAACCTAAAG AAACTCATTCTCTCCGAAACCTCCATTTTTGATGTTTTGCCCACTTTCTTCTATCACTCCAATCAAGTCGTCTGCATGGCTGCTTTGGAG GTGTATGTGCGCAGAGGTTACATTGCCTATGAGCTGAATAGCATCCAGCATCACCAGCTGCAGGATGGAACTTGCGCTGTAGACTTTCAGTTTATGCTGCCATCATCACATCCAAACAG GGTTCCGATGCCAGTGAGTGGATCAAGCCATTTTCAAATGAGGCGGCAGAGCAGTGAGCTCTTCCTGGAGGGAGCCTTGTCTCCACCTTGCCAGCGCATGGGCGCCATGGTGGCTTTCCAGTGTTTTGACGACTTCAAAAG GAATTTTGATGATGTTCTCTCCAGCTTTGCGGAACCCGTCTTGGAGAGTTCCCCGTTCTTAGAGTCCTGCTCCAGTCTCTTTGAGGAGGAGAGCTTCAAG AACACGAGGGAGAACCCAATCCACATCATTAACGTGTCCATAAAAACAGCCGACGCAGAAGATGACGATGCCTTGGTTACAGCCTTAACTGCCTTTGCTCAGTCAAAG AGACTTGTCCTCTTTGAATATGGAATCAGGAGAATCACATTTTTGATTGCACAGAAG AGAGAATTCCCCAAGTTCTTCACTTTTAGAGCTAGAGATGGG TTCCAGGAGGATCGTATTTACCGCAATCTGGAGCCGGCTTTAGCATTTCAGCTGGAGCTCAACCGCATGAGGAACTTTCACATGACAGCTGTTCCCTGTGCCAACCATAAGATGCACCTGTACCTTGGTGCTGCTCGTGTTCAGGAGGGGGCTGAAGTCACAGACTACCGCTTCTTCATACGAGCTATTATCCGCCACTCAGATCTCATTACAAAG GAAGCCTCCTTTGAATACCTTCAAAATGAAGGAGAACGTCTTTTGTTGGAAGCCATGGATGAGTTGGAGGTGGCCTCCAGTAACACCAGTGTCCGCACAGACTGCAACCACATCTTCCTCAACTTCGTCCCAACTGTCATTATGGACCCCTCTAAA ATAGAAGAGTCTGTTCGCTCCATGGTGATGCGCTACGGCAGCCGTCTTTGGAAGCTGCGGGTCCTGCAGGCTGAGCTGAAGATCAACATCCGTCTGACACCAACTGGGAATGCTATTCCTGTCCGCCTGTTCCTCACTAATGAGTCTGGCTATTACTTGGACATCAGCCTGTACAAGGAGGTCACCAACCCCAGTTCTGGACAG accatgtTCGAGTCATATGGAGATAAGCAGGGTCCTCTACATGGCATGCTGATCAACACTCCGTATGTGACCAAAGACCTGCTTCAGTCCAAGCGCTTCCAGGCTCAAACTCTGGGGACTACATACGTCTATGACTTCCCTGAGATGTTCAGACAG GCACTGTTTAAGCTGTGGGGTCCAGGGGACAAGTCCCCTAAAGACGTGCTGATGTGCACCGAGCTGGTTCTGGACCATCAAGGTCTACTCGTGCAGATGAACCGCCTACCTGGAGACAACGAT GTGGGAATCGTTGCCTTCAGGATGAGGATGAAGACTCCGGAGTACCCAGAGGGCAGAGATATCATCGTCATCTGCAATGACATCACTCACATGATCGGCTCATTTGGTCCTCAAGAGGATGAGCTGTTCCTCAGGGCGTCTGAGTTGGCTCGGGCCGAGGGCATCCCCCGCATTTACATCGCAGCCAACAGTGGAGCACGCATCGGCCTCGCGGAAGAGATCAAACACATGTTCCAGGTGGCCTGGATTGACCCCAGTGACCCCTACAAG GGTTTCAAGTACCTCTACCTGACACCGCAAGACTACACACTGATGAGCTCCACCAACGCTGTTCACTGTCACCAtgtagaggaaggaggagagtcCAG GTACATCATCACTGACGTCATCGGGAAGGAAGAAGGTCTCGGGGTTGAGAACCTGCGAGGTTCTGGCACCATTGCTGGAGAATCCTCTCAGGCCTATGAGGAGATTATTACAATTAGTATG GTGACGTGTCGTGCTATTGGAATCGGAGCCTATCTGGTCCGTTTAGGACAGAGAGTGATTCAGGTGGAAAACTCTCACATTATCCTGACTGGAGCAGGTGCTCTTAACAAG GTTTTGGGCAGAGAGGTCTATACTTCCAACAACCAGCTGGGAGGGATCCAGATCATGCATAATAATGGAGTCACACACACCACTGTGCCGGATGACTTTGAAGGCGTCTTCACCATCCTCCAGTGGCTCTCCTATATGCCAAAG AACAAACACTCCCCTGTGCCTGTCATATCAACTACTGATCCggtagacagagagatagaatATACTCCTACAAAAGCGCCGTACGACCCCCGCTGGATGCTGGCTGGGAGACCTCATCCCA AGGTGAGAGGTGCCTGGCAGAGTGGATTCTTCGACCACGGCTCTTTCATGGAGATCATGGAGTCTTGGGCTCAGACGGTGGTAGTGGGCCGAGCACG GTTAGGAGGAATTCCCCTTGGAGTCATTGCCGTTGAAACACGCACAGTTGAGTTCACTGTCCCAGCAGATCCAGCAAACCTGGATTCAGAATCTAAA GTTCTGCAGCAGGCTGGCCAGGTGTGGTTTCCAGATTCTGCCTTTAAAACGGCTCAGGCGATTTGTGACTTCAACCGGGAACGTCTGCCTCTAATGGTGTTTGCCAACTGGAGGGGCTTCTCTGGTGGAATGAAAG ATATGTATGACCAGGTACTGAAGTTTGGGGCCTACATTGTGGACGCCCTGCGGAGTTTTCATCAGCCGGTGCTGGTGTACATCCCTCCACACGCTGAGCTGAGAGGAGGCTCATGGGTGGTGATAGACCCCACCATCAACCCACTGTGTATGGAGCTCTATGCAGACAGGGAGAGCAG AGGTGGTGTGCTGGAGGCTGAGGGTACGGTGGAGATCAAATTCAGGAGAAAGGACCTGCTAAAGACCATGAGAAGACTGGATTCAGTCTATGCTAGTCTGGTTGAGCAGCTTG CTTCCCCAGAGCTGTCTGACAAACAGTCCAGAGAGCTCGAGTCAAAGCTCAAAGCCAGGGAGGAATTCCTGTTGCCCATCTACCACCAGGTGGCAGTGCAGTTTGTAGATCTCCATGACACCCCAGGGAGGATGCAGGAGAAGGGTGTCATCACT GATATTTTGGATTGGAAGAAAGTGCGGACCTTCTTCTACTGGCGTCTGCGCCGGCTCCTGTTGGAGCAGGTGGTGAAGTGTGAGATTCTGCAGGCCACCAAGGACCTCGGCGACGGACACATGCAGTCCATGCTGCGACGCTGGTTTGTTGAAACAGAAGGAACAGTCAAG GCCTACCTCTGGGATAATAACCAAGCAGTAGTTGAGTGGCTTGAGAAGCATTTGACCAAGGAGGATGGCACTCGATCCCGCATCCGAGAGAACATTGAGTACCTGAAAAGAGAAAACACTTTGAAACACATCCGCAG CCTGGTGCAGGCCAACCCTGACGTAGCCATGGACTGcatcatccacatgagccagaATATCACTCCATCCCAGAGGGCCAAGCTCTCGCATCTGCTGGCAACTATGGACAGCACCAGCACCAGCTAA